The following are encoded together in the Bradyrhizobium sp. CCGUVB1N3 genome:
- a CDS encoding acyl-CoA dehydrogenase family protein, which translates to MAIDFTLSPAQRELQLQSRKFAKDVLAEARKAERLVTPEERFLATRPTYEAMVAAGYLRQCIPQPAGGDNAGLVDMAIMAEEFYAVNPSVTLTMLGTVLGLLPLLLGGTPEQCGRLLAPFLKTSGAPLAGFCSSEPGGSANAASPPPGEGVRTTARLVGDNWVINGRKKWVSSATGWNRTGADVLCVVCRTSANAPPEQGVSIIAVEGPSSGIVFERAIDAIGHRAHLVPQFGLREVTAPRENLLGQEGAGLMLASAAFTGTAALVCIFGVALMRAAFDYALHFARTEKRGGVHAVIEHQAVGYALADAKTTIEAARYLSWRACHALDTQSPGADELAIQAKIFGSEAAVRVITDLMRVVGIDSYDNEAPFGRLLQDALALPIFDGGNMGIRRRQLHAMLMRNDYDPLTACGGV; encoded by the coding sequence ATGGCGATCGATTTCACGCTATCACCGGCGCAGCGCGAGCTGCAGCTTCAGTCCCGCAAATTCGCGAAAGATGTGCTGGCCGAAGCGCGCAAGGCCGAACGGCTGGTAACGCCCGAGGAACGCTTCCTTGCGACCCGGCCGACCTATGAAGCCATGGTCGCCGCCGGCTATTTGCGCCAATGCATCCCGCAGCCCGCTGGCGGCGACAATGCCGGCCTCGTCGATATGGCGATCATGGCGGAGGAATTTTACGCGGTGAACCCGAGCGTGACGCTGACCATGCTCGGCACGGTACTCGGTCTGCTGCCGCTGCTGCTCGGCGGCACGCCGGAGCAATGCGGCCGGCTGCTTGCGCCGTTCCTCAAAACGAGCGGCGCGCCACTTGCGGGTTTCTGCTCGTCCGAGCCCGGCGGCAGCGCCAATGCGGCCTCGCCCCCGCCAGGTGAGGGCGTGCGCACCACCGCAAGACTCGTCGGCGACAATTGGGTGATCAATGGCCGCAAGAAATGGGTGTCCTCGGCCACCGGCTGGAATCGCACGGGTGCCGACGTGCTCTGCGTGGTGTGCCGGACGAGTGCGAACGCGCCGCCGGAGCAGGGCGTGTCGATCATCGCGGTCGAGGGACCGTCGAGCGGCATCGTGTTCGAGCGCGCCATCGACGCGATCGGCCATCGCGCGCATCTCGTGCCGCAGTTCGGCCTGCGCGAGGTCACCGCGCCGCGCGAGAATCTTCTGGGCCAGGAAGGCGCAGGCCTGATGCTGGCGTCCGCTGCCTTCACCGGCACCGCGGCGCTGGTCTGCATCTTCGGCGTTGCGCTCATGCGCGCCGCCTTCGATTACGCGCTGCATTTCGCCCGCACCGAGAAGCGCGGCGGCGTGCATGCGGTCATCGAGCATCAGGCGGTCGGCTATGCGCTGGCCGATGCCAAGACTACGATCGAAGCCGCGCGCTATTTGAGCTGGCGCGCCTGCCACGCGCTGGATACGCAATCGCCCGGCGCCGATGAGCTCGCGATCCAGGCCAAGATTTTCGGCTCGGAGGCTGCCGTCCGCGTCATCACCGACCTGATGCGCGTCGTCGGCATCGACAGCTACGACAATGAGGCGCCCTTCGGCCGCCTGTTGCAGGACGCGCTCGCGCTGCCGATCTTCGACGGCGGTAACATGGGCATCCGCCGCCGCCAGCTCCACGCGATGCTGATGCGCAATGACTACGATCCGCTGACCGCGTGCGGCGGGGTGTGA
- a CDS encoding alpha/beta fold hydrolase, producing MNDQPFPGPGLRPLRLQIGAQNIAGFESAGTGRPILLIHGNSSSSRIWQKQLQGPLGAKFRVIAIDLPGHGASSPPPDPEADYSGPGYAAVIAAIARELDLKNAVVVGWSLGGHAVLNAAAALPMAAGLMIFGTPPVGKMPDGFSGFKSLSATVFTPKPGEAEIEEWTKSAFAPGYAPIPDFVVADFRNTDGNARGYLGAHVQAGHISDEAEIVRNLKIPLAIVHGRDEQIVDLGYLQRLAAPTLWRGEVQVIDGAGHAPQWEKAEAFNKVLDEFASSV from the coding sequence ATGAATGATCAGCCTTTTCCAGGACCCGGCCTACGTCCGCTGCGCCTGCAGATCGGCGCCCAGAACATCGCAGGCTTTGAGAGCGCAGGCACCGGCCGCCCGATCCTCCTGATCCACGGTAACTCGTCTTCGTCCCGGATCTGGCAGAAGCAATTGCAGGGGCCGCTGGGTGCAAAATTCCGCGTGATCGCGATCGACCTGCCGGGCCACGGCGCGTCGTCGCCGCCGCCCGATCCGGAAGCCGACTATTCAGGCCCGGGCTATGCGGCCGTCATCGCCGCGATCGCCCGTGAGCTCGATCTGAAAAACGCCGTGGTGGTCGGTTGGAGCCTCGGCGGCCATGCCGTGCTCAATGCGGCGGCTGCGCTGCCGATGGCCGCCGGCCTGATGATCTTCGGCACGCCGCCGGTCGGCAAGATGCCGGACGGCTTTTCCGGCTTCAAGAGCCTGTCGGCCACGGTGTTCACGCCGAAGCCGGGCGAGGCCGAGATCGAGGAATGGACGAAATCGGCCTTCGCGCCCGGCTATGCGCCGATTCCCGATTTCGTCGTCGCGGACTTCCGCAACACGGACGGCAACGCCCGGGGCTATCTCGGCGCCCACGTCCAGGCCGGCCACATCTCCGACGAGGCCGAGATCGTCCGCAATCTCAAAATTCCGCTTGCGATCGTCCACGGCCGTGACGAGCAGATCGTCGATCTCGGCTATCTCCAGCGACTGGCGGCGCCGACGCTGTGGCGCGGCGAGGTGCAGGTGATCGACGGCGCCGGCCATGCGCCGCAATGGGAGAAGGCGGAAGCGTTCAACAAGGTGCTCGACGAATTCGCATCGAGCGTTTGA
- a CDS encoding winged helix-turn-helix domain-containing tetratricopeptide repeat protein, protein MRFRFENHVLDSDLRELTRDGAPVPLQPQVFDLLVHLVTQRGRVVTKDDLISQVWDNRIVSDSALNSRINAARKALGDDGAAQRLIKTIPRKGFRFVGDVLDETPAPPAAETRAPRSAPERPVIAVLAFENMSDDPEQEYFCDGIAEDILTALSKVRWFLVIARNSSFTYKGRAVHIRQIAEELGVGYVVEGSVRKAGGRVRITAQLNDAVTGSHIWAEHYDRELGDVFAVQDEITNAIVAAVEPQIYAAENFHARRKQPASLDAWDLVMRGLSHYWRVTRQDHLMAQALLAQAIAIDPDYGQAQSMLAASHMFGVHLGWAELATAAPVAEAAALAAVKCDHEDAWAHTALGSVYFSTRRLDDALSEFEQALRLNPNFSLAQGYYALALSYAGRSSCSFEAAQKAIRLSPRDPSLAIYYGIAGYARFTERRYDEAIALAREAIRHRGDLTGAYRVLAVSAGMAGDQELAASALRELRRTQPNISLAWITTQLPWRSEADREHYLEGFRRAGLS, encoded by the coding sequence GTGCGATTTCGCTTTGAAAATCATGTGCTGGACAGCGACCTGCGCGAGCTGACGCGTGACGGCGCTCCGGTTCCATTGCAGCCGCAGGTCTTCGATCTGCTCGTGCACCTCGTGACGCAGCGGGGCCGCGTCGTCACCAAGGACGACCTGATCAGCCAGGTCTGGGACAACCGCATCGTCTCGGACTCTGCGCTGAATAGCCGCATCAACGCGGCGCGAAAGGCGCTCGGCGATGACGGCGCGGCGCAGCGGCTGATCAAGACCATCCCGCGCAAGGGTTTTCGCTTCGTCGGCGACGTCCTGGACGAGACGCCGGCGCCGCCTGCAGCCGAGACGAGGGCGCCACGGAGCGCGCCCGAGCGCCCGGTGATCGCGGTGCTGGCGTTCGAGAACATGAGCGACGATCCCGAGCAGGAGTATTTCTGCGACGGGATCGCCGAGGACATCCTCACCGCGCTGTCGAAGGTGCGCTGGTTCCTGGTGATCGCCCGCAACTCGTCCTTCACCTACAAGGGACGCGCCGTCCATATCAGGCAGATCGCCGAGGAACTCGGCGTCGGCTATGTCGTCGAAGGCAGCGTGCGCAAAGCCGGCGGCCGCGTGCGGATCACTGCACAGCTCAACGATGCCGTCACCGGCAGCCACATCTGGGCCGAGCATTACGATCGCGAGCTCGGCGACGTCTTCGCCGTTCAGGACGAGATCACCAACGCGATCGTCGCGGCGGTCGAGCCGCAGATCTACGCGGCGGAGAATTTTCACGCCCGGCGCAAGCAGCCGGCGAGCCTGGACGCCTGGGATCTCGTGATGCGAGGGCTGTCGCACTACTGGCGCGTGACGCGGCAGGATCATCTGATGGCGCAGGCGCTGCTCGCGCAGGCCATCGCGATCGATCCCGACTACGGCCAGGCCCAGTCGATGCTGGCGGCAAGCCACATGTTCGGCGTGCATCTCGGCTGGGCGGAGCTTGCGACCGCGGCACCGGTCGCGGAGGCCGCCGCGCTCGCGGCGGTCAAGTGCGACCATGAGGATGCCTGGGCGCATACCGCGCTCGGCAGCGTCTACTTCTCGACGCGGCGGCTCGACGACGCGCTGTCGGAGTTCGAGCAGGCGCTCAGGCTCAACCCGAATTTCTCGCTGGCGCAGGGCTATTACGCGCTGGCGCTGTCCTATGCCGGCCGTTCGAGCTGCTCGTTCGAGGCGGCGCAAAAGGCCATCCGCCTCAGTCCGCGCGATCCGTCGCTCGCGATCTACTACGGGATCGCCGGCTATGCCCGCTTCACCGAGCGCCGCTATGACGAGGCGATCGCACTGGCCCGAGAGGCGATCCGCCACCGCGGCGATCTCACCGGCGCCTATCGCGTGCTCGCGGTCTCGGCCGGAATGGCCGGCGATCAGGAGCTCGCCGCATCAGCCTTGCGGGAGCTGCGCCGCACCCAACCCAACATCTCACTCGCCTGGATCACGACGCAACTGCCCTGGCGGAGCGAAGCGGATCGCGAGCACTATCTGGAGGGATTTCGAAGGGCGGGGTTGAGCTGA
- the mddA gene encoding methanethiol S-methyltransferase, whose translation MSQVHSDVHISPDVAGSKVFRFIAFLYGVAAYLVFLVTILYAIGFVMGLVVPKSIDTGTDSSAIEAVTINLLLMALFAVQHSVMARQQFKAWWTQFVPKHVERSTYVLLASLSLLLLFWQWRPLPAIIWDVQDPDVAATIVTLSFAGWVLVFTSTFLINHFELFGLQQVTQRLVDKQASPPRFRTPLFYKFVRHPLYLGFIIAIWAAPTMTVGHLLFASVITLYILLGIMLEERDLVALFGDEYRQYKQRVSMLIPWRRSA comes from the coding sequence ATGAGCCAAGTTCATTCCGACGTGCATATCAGCCCGGATGTCGCGGGCTCCAAAGTCTTCAGGTTCATCGCCTTTCTGTACGGAGTTGCGGCCTATCTCGTATTTCTCGTGACCATCCTCTATGCCATCGGCTTCGTCATGGGCCTGGTGGTGCCGAAAAGCATCGACACCGGAACCGACTCGTCCGCGATCGAGGCCGTCACCATCAATCTGCTCCTGATGGCGCTGTTTGCCGTTCAACACAGCGTGATGGCACGGCAGCAGTTCAAGGCGTGGTGGACGCAGTTTGTGCCAAAGCATGTGGAGCGCAGCACCTATGTGTTGCTGGCGAGCCTGTCGCTGCTGCTGCTGTTCTGGCAGTGGCGGCCGCTGCCGGCGATCATATGGGACGTCCAGGACCCGGATGTTGCCGCGACCATCGTCACGCTATCCTTTGCCGGCTGGGTGCTGGTCTTCACCTCGACCTTCCTGATCAATCATTTCGAGCTGTTCGGCCTGCAGCAGGTCACCCAGCGACTGGTCGACAAGCAGGCCTCGCCGCCGCGGTTCAGGACGCCACTGTTCTACAAATTCGTCCGCCATCCGCTCTATCTCGGCTTCATCATCGCAATCTGGGCCGCGCCGACGATGACCGTGGGGCATCTGCTGTTTGCATCCGTGATCACGCTCTACATCCTGCTCGGCATCATGCTCGAGGAGCGCGACCTCGTCGCGCTGTTTGGCGACGAGTACCGGCAATACAAACAGCGCGTATCGATGCTTATTCCCTGGCGCCGGTCGGCGTGA
- a CDS encoding GFA family protein encodes MKHVGNCFCGAVAIEVTGAPEAMGYCHCRSCRSWSGGPVTAFSLWKPEAVRITEGADHIATYAKTPLSQRKYCRKCGGHLMTSHPPLGLIDVFTAAIPTLAFVPAVHVNYADTVLPMHDGLPKLKDFPAEFGGSGEMMKE; translated from the coding sequence ATGAAACACGTCGGAAACTGCTTCTGCGGCGCAGTCGCGATCGAAGTGACGGGCGCGCCGGAGGCGATGGGTTATTGCCATTGCCGCTCCTGCCGCTCGTGGTCGGGCGGACCGGTCACTGCGTTCAGTCTGTGGAAGCCGGAGGCTGTGCGCATCACTGAAGGCGCCGATCACATCGCGACCTACGCCAAGACGCCGCTCAGCCAGCGCAAATATTGCCGCAAGTGCGGCGGCCATCTCATGACCAGCCATCCGCCGCTCGGCTTGATCGACGTCTTCACCGCCGCCATCCCGACGCTGGCGTTCGTGCCCGCCGTCCACGTCAACTACGCCGACACCGTGCTGCCGATGCACGACGGCCTGCCCAAGCTGAAGGATTTTCCGGCAGAGTTCGGCGGCAGCGGCGAGATGATGAAGGAGTAG
- a CDS encoding winged helix-turn-helix domain-containing tetratricopeptide repeat protein has translation MQFLFSDHLLDTDRRELSRDQVPVAVEPQVFDLVVHLMRNRDRVVTKDELIDKIWLGRSVSESTLTSRINAARRAIGDSGASQALIRTVARKGFRFVGDVEMRKGQASPAEPAGQAREAPAALPLPDRPAIAVLPFTNMSGDREQDYFSDGISEDIITALSKLRWFFVIARNSSFVYKGRAVHIGEIARELGVRYVVEGSVRRSGDRVRISAQLNDATTGSHLWAERYDRSIADVFAVQDEITDAIVAAIEPQLYAAESFRAQQKPPGSLDAWDLVMRALSHYWRITRGDNVVAQQLLEKAIAIDPAYGKALGLLATSHMFGAHMGWAAMAATLPVAERAAFAAVEADRDDAWAHHGLGYTYLFRRRFDDAIAAFELALRLNPNFAMTHAFYGVTLCYAGRWQDGDAAARRALRLSPRDPFSAIYCGVAAYAQFIGHRYEEAIQFARESLRQRSDFVGAHRALTAAAGMLGNRELAASALEGLRRAQPNVSLAWITSELPMQRAEDREHYLEGLRRAGLQ, from the coding sequence GTGCAGTTTCTGTTTAGCGATCATCTACTTGACACCGACAGGCGGGAGCTGAGCCGCGATCAGGTTCCCGTCGCAGTCGAGCCGCAGGTGTTCGATCTCGTCGTTCACCTGATGCGGAATCGCGACCGCGTGGTGACGAAAGACGAGTTGATCGACAAGATCTGGCTTGGGCGCTCGGTCTCGGAATCGACCCTGACCAGCCGGATCAATGCCGCGCGCAGGGCGATCGGCGATTCGGGCGCGAGCCAGGCGCTGATCCGCACCGTCGCGCGCAAGGGCTTTCGCTTCGTCGGCGACGTCGAGATGCGGAAAGGCCAGGCCAGCCCGGCCGAACCGGCCGGCCAGGCCAGGGAAGCCCCGGCCGCGCTGCCGCTGCCCGATCGCCCTGCAATCGCCGTGCTGCCCTTCACCAATATGAGCGGCGACCGCGAGCAGGATTACTTTTCCGACGGGATCAGCGAGGACATCATCACTGCGCTGTCGAAGCTGCGCTGGTTCTTCGTCATCGCGCGCAACTCCTCCTTCGTCTACAAGGGCCGCGCGGTGCACATCGGCGAGATCGCCCGCGAGCTCGGCGTGCGCTACGTCGTCGAGGGCAGCGTCAGGCGGAGCGGCGATCGGGTACGCATCTCCGCGCAGCTCAACGACGCCACAACCGGCAGCCATCTGTGGGCCGAGCGCTACGACCGCAGCATCGCCGACGTCTTCGCCGTGCAGGACGAGATCACTGACGCCATCGTCGCCGCGATCGAGCCGCAGCTCTACGCCGCCGAAAGCTTTCGCGCCCAGCAGAAACCGCCGGGAAGTCTGGATGCCTGGGATCTCGTCATGCGCGCGCTGTCGCATTACTGGCGCATCACGCGGGGCGACAATGTCGTAGCCCAGCAGCTGCTCGAGAAGGCGATCGCGATCGATCCGGCCTACGGCAAGGCGCTCGGCCTGCTTGCGACCAGCCACATGTTCGGCGCCCATATGGGCTGGGCCGCCATGGCGGCCACGCTGCCGGTCGCGGAGCGCGCAGCATTCGCCGCGGTCGAGGCCGACCGCGACGACGCCTGGGCCCATCACGGGCTCGGCTACACCTATCTGTTCCGGCGACGCTTCGACGACGCCATTGCCGCATTCGAGCTGGCGCTGCGGCTCAATCCCAATTTCGCGATGACGCATGCCTTCTACGGCGTGACGCTGTGCTATGCGGGCCGCTGGCAAGACGGCGATGCGGCCGCGCGCCGCGCGCTGCGGCTGAGCCCGCGCGATCCCTTCTCGGCGATCTACTGCGGGGTCGCTGCCTATGCGCAGTTCATCGGCCATCGCTACGAGGAAGCGATCCAGTTCGCGCGCGAGTCGCTCAGGCAGCGCAGCGATTTCGTCGGCGCGCATCGCGCGCTGACGGCCGCCGCCGGCATGCTCGGCAATCGCGAGCTGGCGGCCTCCGCACTCGAGGGCCTGCGTCGCGCCCAGCCCAACGTCTCGCTCGCCTGGATCACCAGCGAGCTGCCGATGCAGCGCGCCGAGGATCGCGAGCATTATCTCGAGGGCTTGCGGCGGGCGGGATTGCAGTAG
- a CDS encoding BA14K family protein, producing MLKSFRSVAGAVLLASLAAGAMSPASAAPIGHPLAVAPSQSANVEQVRWYGHRGWGGGAFVGGLAAGALIGGALAAPYYYGPGYPPPPPAYYAAPPADDAVAYCVQRYRSFDPNSGTFLGNDGRRHPCP from the coding sequence ATGTTGAAGTCGTTTCGTTCTGTTGCTGGAGCCGTGCTGCTTGCAAGCCTCGCGGCCGGCGCGATGTCGCCGGCGTCCGCCGCGCCGATCGGCCATCCTTTGGCGGTCGCACCATCGCAATCCGCAAATGTCGAGCAGGTCCGCTGGTACGGACATCGCGGCTGGGGTGGCGGCGCATTCGTCGGCGGCCTCGCCGCCGGCGCGTTGATCGGCGGTGCACTCGCTGCACCTTATTACTATGGTCCAGGCTATCCGCCTCCGCCGCCCGCCTATTATGCAGCACCACCTGCCGACGATGCGGTCGCCTATTGCGTGCAGCGCTACCGGTCCTTTGATCCGAACAGCGGCACCTTTCTCGGCAATGACGGCCGCCGTCATCCGTGTCCGTGA
- a CDS encoding aminopeptidase, protein MTDQRNTSTPIDPAKLDRLAEVAVKVGLGLRPGQDLLLTAPAIALPLVRRIAVHAYKAGAGIVTPILSDEEMTLARYRHGHDDSFDRAAGWLYEGMAKAFSENTARLAIVGDNPMLLSGEDPAKVARASKANSMAYQPALEKIVNFDTNWNIIAYPSSSWAKQVFPDDPEEIAIGKLADAIFAASRVDREDAMANWAQHNAVLRERTDWLNGKRFRALQYSGPGTDLTIGLADGHEWEGGASLSKNGISCNANIPTEEVFTTPHCRRVYGHVVSSKPLSYQGTLIDNIAVRFEDGKIVDAKASRGEEVLNKVLDTDEGARRLGEVALVPHSSPISQSGLLFFNTLFDENAASHIALGQCYSKCFVNGAKLTPQQIAAQGGNQSLIHIDWMIGSAETDIDGILADGSKEPVFRKGEWTK, encoded by the coding sequence ATGACCGATCAACGCAATACCTCAACTCCCATCGATCCCGCAAAACTCGACCGGCTGGCCGAGGTGGCGGTGAAGGTGGGCCTGGGCTTGCGGCCGGGCCAGGATCTGCTGCTGACCGCACCGGCGATCGCGCTGCCCTTGGTACGCCGCATCGCCGTGCACGCCTACAAGGCCGGCGCGGGCATCGTCACACCGATCCTGTCGGACGAAGAGATGACGCTGGCGCGCTACCGCCACGGTCACGACGATAGTTTTGATCGCGCTGCCGGCTGGCTCTACGAGGGCATGGCGAAGGCGTTCTCGGAGAATACGGCGCGGCTGGCCATCGTCGGCGACAATCCGATGCTGCTGTCGGGCGAAGATCCCGCCAAGGTGGCGCGAGCCAGCAAGGCCAATTCCATGGCCTACCAGCCGGCGCTGGAAAAGATCGTGAATTTCGACACCAACTGGAACATCATCGCCTATCCGAGCTCGTCCTGGGCGAAGCAGGTGTTTCCCGATGATCCCGAGGAGATCGCGATCGGCAAGCTCGCAGATGCGATCTTTGCCGCGTCCCGCGTCGATCGCGAGGATGCGATGGCGAACTGGGCGCAGCACAATGCGGTTCTGCGCGAGCGCACGGACTGGCTGAACGGCAAGCGTTTCCGCGCGCTGCAATACTCCGGTCCCGGCACCGATCTGACCATCGGCCTCGCCGATGGTCATGAATGGGAAGGCGGTGCCTCGCTCTCCAAGAACGGCATCAGCTGCAACGCCAACATCCCGACCGAGGAAGTCTTCACCACGCCGCATTGCCGGCGCGTCTACGGTCACGTCGTCAGCTCGAAGCCGCTATCCTATCAGGGCACGCTGATCGACAACATCGCCGTGCGCTTCGAGGACGGCAAGATCGTCGACGCAAAGGCCTCGCGTGGCGAGGAGGTGCTGAACAAGGTGCTCGACACCGACGAGGGCGCGCGGCGGCTCGGCGAAGTGGCGCTGGTGCCGCATTCCTCGCCGATCTCGCAGAGCGGGCTGTTGTTCTTCAACACGCTGTTCGACGAGAACGCGGCCTCGCACATCGCGCTCGGCCAGTGCTATTCGAAGTGCTTCGTCAACGGCGCCAAGCTGACGCCGCAGCAGATCGCGGCGCAGGGCGGCAACCAGAGCCTGATCCACATCGACTGGATGATCGGCTCGGCCGAGACCGACATCGACGGCATCTTGGCCGACGGCAGCAAGGAGCCGGTGTTCCGCAAGGGCGAGTGGACGAAATAG